One window of Populus nigra chromosome 5, ddPopNigr1.1, whole genome shotgun sequence genomic DNA carries:
- the LOC133694857 gene encoding subtilisin-like protease SBT5.3: MGTAAASYYVFLFLTLFATLQSPILAAKKSYVVYLGRHSHVSEPSSLDLDRVTDSHHELLGSCMQSKEKAKEAIFYSYTRYFNGFAAILEDEEAAEISKHPKVLSVFRNQISKLHTTNSWDFLGLERDGEISADSMWLKAKFGEGVIIGTLDFGVWPESESFNDEGMGPVPSKWKGYCDTNDGVKCNRKLIGARYFSKGYEAEVGHPLNSSYHTARDYNGHGTHTLSTAGGRFVSGANLLGSAYGTAKGGSPNSRVASYKVCWPDCLDADVLAGYEAAIHDGVDILSVSLGFVPNEYFKDRTAIGAFHAVENGILVVAAAGNEGPAPGAVVNVAPWILTVGASTISREFPSNAILGNHKRYKGLSINTNTQPAGKFYPLINSVDVKAANVSSHLAKHCLVGSLDPVKVKGKIVYCTRDEVFDGEKSLVVAQSGGVGMILADQFMFSVVDPIAHFVPTSVVSAVDGLSILSYIYSTKTPVAYISGATEVGTVAAPTMANFSSPGPNPITPEILKPDITAPGVNILAAYTEASGPFHIAGDQRQVLFNIMSGTSISCPHVSGIAGLLKAIHPDWSPAAIKSAIMTTATTISNAREPIANASLIEANPLNYGAGHIWPSRAMEPGLVYDLTTRDYVDFLCSIGYNSTQLSLFIGEPYICQSHNNSSLVDFNYPSITVPNLSGKITLSRTLKNVGTPSSYRVHIKAPRGISVKVEPRSLRFDKKHEEKMFEVTVEAKKGFKNDDYVFGGITWSDGKHHVRSPIVIKKAAS; encoded by the exons ATGGGCACTGCAGCAGCTTCTTACTATGTGTTTCTGTTTCTCACTCTCTTCGCTACCTTGCAGAGTCCAATTCTAGCTGCAAAAAAG TCTTATGTGGTTTACTTGGGGAGACATTCCCATGTTTCTGAACCTTCTTCCTTGGATCTGGACAGGGTAACCGATTCCCATCATGAACTTCTGGGTTCTTGCATGCAGAG TAAGGAGAAGGCGAAAGAAGCCATATTCTACTCCTACACTCGTTATTTCAATGGTTTTGCAGCAATacttgaagatgaagaagcagcTGAAATTTCAA AGCATCCAAAAGTTTTATCTGTTTTTCGGAACCAAATAAGCAAATTACACACGACAAATTCATGGGACTTTCTTGGACTGGAAAGAGATGGAGAGATTTCAGCTGATTCTATGTGGCTAAAGGCCAAATTTGGTGAAGGCGTAATTATTGGAACTCTTgattttg GTGTTTGGCCTGAATCGGAAAGCTTCAATGATGAAGGGATGGGACCTGTTCCTTCTAAATGGAAAGGGTACTGTGATACAAACGATGGGGTTAAATGCAACAG GAAACTGATCGGAGCAAGATACTTTAGCAAAGGCTACGAAGCTGAAGTTGGCCACCCACTTAATTCTTCATACCACACCGCGCGAGATTACAATGGCCACGGAACCCACACTCTCTCCACTGCAGGAGGTCGTTTTGTTTCTGGGGCAAACTTGCTTGGCTCAGCTTATGGAACAGCGAAAGGTGGTTCTCCCAACTCAAGAGTTGCTTCATACAAGGTTTGCTGGCCAGACTGTCTGGATGCTGATGTATTGGCTGGCTATGAGGCTGCTATACATGATGGTGTAGATATCCTCTCTGTTTCACTTGGATTTGTTCCAAACGAGTACTTCAAAGATAGAACTGCAATAGGAGCATTTCATGCCGTCGAGAATGGGATTCTCGTGGTTGCCGCAGCAGGAAATGAAGGACCTGCTCCTGGTGCAGTTGTAAATGTAGCTCCATGGATTCTTACAGTTGGTGCTAGCACCATCAGTAGGGAATTTCCATCTAATGCCATCCTTGGCAATCACAAACGATACAAG GGCCTCAGTATTAATACCAATACCCAACCAGCTGGGAAGTTCTACCCCTTGATCAATTCGGTGGATGTTAAAGCAGCCAACGTCTCCAGTCATTTAGC AAAACATTGTCTCGTCGGATCCCTTGACCCAgtaaaagtaaaaggaaagattGTATATTGTACTCGTGACGAGGTCTTTGATGGAGAAAAGAGTTTGGTCGTTGCTCAATCTGGTGGCGTGGGGATGATACTTGCTGACCAATTTATGTTTAGTGTAGTTGATCCTATTGCGCACTTCGTTCCTACTTCAGTTGTCTCTGCAGTCGATGGACTTTCCATTTTATCTTATATCTATAGTACAAA GACACCGGTAGCTTATATAAGTGGTGCCACAGAAGTGGGAACAGTGGCTGCACCTACCATGGCCAATTTTTCATCTCCTGGGCCTAATCCGATCACTCCAGAGATCCTCAAG CCCGACATCACTGCACCTGGGGTGAATATTCTTGCTGCTTACACAGAGGCTTCAGGGCCATTTCATATAGCAGGAGACCAGCGCCAAGTACTATTTAATATTATGTCAGGGACTTCAATTTCATGCCCCCATGTTTCTGGAATTGCTGGTCTTCTCAAAGCTATTCACCCTGATTGGAGTCCTGCTGCTATAAAATCTGCAATCATGACAACCG CAACAACGATCAGCAATGCCAGAGAGCCTATTGCCAATGCTTCTCTTATCGAGGCAAACCCCTTGAATTATGGTGCAGGGCATATCTGGCCTAGCCGAGCAATGGAACCAGGCTTGGTCTATGACTTAACAACTAGAGATTATGTGGATTTTCTATGTTCCATTGGCTATAACTCAACCCAGCTGTCCCTTTTTATTGGTGAGCCATACATATGCCAGTCGCACAACAACAGTAGTCTGGTTGATTTCAACTATCCATCCATTACTGTCCCGAATCTCTCAGGCAAGATCACGTTGTCTCGAACTTTGAAGAACGTGGGGACTCCGAGCTCGTATAGAGTTCATATCAAAGCACCTAGAGGAATATCTGTGAAGGTCGAGCCAAGAAGTTTGAGGTTCGATAAGAAACATGAAGAGAAAATGTTTGAGGTAACTGTGGAGGCTAAGAAAGGGTTTAAGAATGATGACTATGTGTTCGGAGGGATTACCTGGTCCGATGGAAAACACCATGTAAGGAGTCCTATTGTGATAAAGAAGGCAGCCTCATAA